The genomic DNA CTTACAGATCAACTCAAAAAAATTCAGATTGGGTGGTCGGTGGAAGCTACTCGAGCCTTTGATAACCTCAAACAGGCCATGGTTACTGCCTTGGTGTTGGAGATACCCTTCACTTCCATTCATGCTAGAAGCAGATGCATCTGAATTTGGGGTGGGGACGGGGGCGGTGTTAATGTAAGTAGGTCGGTCATCCCGTGGCATTTTTTTAGCAAATTTGGGGTCCTCAGGCATGGCAAAAGTCCATATACGAGAAGGAGCTCATTACCATCTGTCTTACCGTGCTCAAATGGAAACATTACGTGCTAGGGTGGCATATACGTATACATCCTGACCAACAAAGTCTTGAATATAACATGCAGTAGAGGGATACTGGGTCCAACTATCAAAACTGGGTGAGCAAGTTAATGGCATTTGATTTCGAAATCCTGTATAAGGCATGCTCTGTGAATAAAGTAGCTGATGCCCTTTCTACTAAGGAAATAATGTTGTCAACAATGTTGACTTCCAGAGTCATTGACTGGACAGACATGTTCGAAGAAATGGAAAGAGATGAGTTCTTCACTCGCCTCAAAAAAGAAGTCGGTGACAATAAGGGAGACATGACACTTTTCTGTCTCTGGGAATAGGCTGCTGTACAAGGAGAGAATAGTAATTCCTAGAAATTAAAATTCATTCCAGCTCTTTTAAAGGAATACCATGATTCCACGGTTGGAGGGCATTCAGAGGAGCTCAAGACTTATTTGAGGATGGCAGGGGACTGGTTTTGGCAAGGATTGAGGGCTGATGTCGCAAGTTACTTCCGAGAATGTGCAATATGCGAACAAAATAAGGTCTTCAATCAAAGCCCTGCAGGACTCCTACAGCCCATTCCTTTACCAGCCCAAAGTTTAGGATCAAGTCACCGTGCACTTCGTGAAGGGGTTACCCAAATCACAGGGATTCAACACTATTCTGGTCGTGATGGACCGTTTATCAAAATAGAACCATTTCATTTTACTTAAATATCTTTTTTCAGCTCAAAAAGTGGCCAAGGTGTTTAAAGAGGAAGTGTGTGAGGCTACATGACTTCCCGATTTCCATAATCTAGAATTGAGATAAGGGGTTTATATGTTTGTTTTGGTAAGAACTGTTTCGATTGCAAGGTACAACGTTAAAACGTAGTTCAACTTACCATCCGCAGACGGATGGCCAATCTGAAGTTGTCAACAAGTGTTTGGAGACCTATCTCCGCAGTTTTGCATCTGGACAACCAAAAACGTGGGCAAGATGGATTAGCCAGGCAGAATTCTGGTCAAATACATCTCCTCATTCATCAATCAAGATCACACCGTTCCAAGCTTATACGGTCGTGCACCCCCTCATTTGCTTCGATTAGGGGTGGGGCAAACACCGATAGGCACCCTTGAAGAAACTTTGTAGGAAAGGGATGCAATGCTAGACGAACTTCGGTTCATCTGTTACGAGCCTAGCAAATCATGAAGGCTTCTGCAGATAATCTTCGACGAGAAGTCCAGTTTCAGGTGGGGAGCGAGCCTATCTTAAGATACAACCGTATAGGGAGAGATCTTTGGCCACTTGTCCCAATAAAAAAACTGCATTTCTATTGGCCGCTTATGGTGCTTGAACGAATCGGACAGATAGCCTACAAGTTGGACCTGCCACCCACTAGCAAAATCCATCATGTCTTCCATGTTTCACAGTTAAAGAAAGTGGTAGGCACCACACCAGTTGTACCTACTCTGCCCCCGCAGCTCAGTTCAGACTTAAAATTGTTGGTTGAACCCGAGATGTTACTGGATGCGCGCAGTCCAATGGTAGGAAACACAGCTCACATAGGAGTTCTTGTCAAATGGGTCAATATGCCACTATTTGAGGCCACCTGGGAGAGGGCAGAAGTCATTGATGAACAATTTCCTGAATTCCACCTTGTCCTTGAGGACAAGGTGAAAGTCCTGGTGCAGGGTAATGCAACGAACAACAAAAAGAAACCATATGCCACTTAAACTTATACATGGCGTCGTTTAAAGATATAGGAAGGGCGAAGGAGTAATTACAACTTGATGGGTAGTATGGTAATTGCAGAAAGGAAAGAACAGCTTAGATAAAAAAGGGGAAAATGAGTGTGAAGGTTATCGAGAGTTTCATTTTGTGAATCCTAGTGGTTGGAGGAGTTACCAGGCGGCTCGAAGAGCCTGGGAAGGTTTCTACTGCTATTGTTTCTTTGTAATTCAGAGTTTAATTTCGTTCGGTCCAGCTGAAATTATACTGTTATACTTCTTTGTCGTTTCTTATCTCTAGTAATCAGCTTATAGTCGAGTTATTTCATACCATACTGCTCCTGAGGATGACCTCAGGAAAATAACTTGAGGTAGGTGCATTTTAGTGTATAAAACCATATGGCTAAATTTGAGGTTTCTGTACAAGATGTGTATTTACAAGTCTACCCCTGTAATTTTATACCAAGAAATGTTATAATCTCAGGTACTAACCTAGGGTCAGCCTCTGGTCCATTATTCTCATATTTAATATAGAAAACGAGTTTATTCTTCACAAGAAATTTGAATATACCTGTTGATAGATATTCTGGGGCAGCATACCCATAGGTCCCCATAACCCTGGTTGAAACATGGCTTTTGTCACCAGTTGGTCCATCTCTAGCCAACCCAAAATCAGAAAGTTTTGCATTGAATTTCTGTTATATTAATGAACCGAAAATAGAAATTTACCGATCAATTCAAACTTTTACAAGTGCtcaataaaatatttttcaggaaagaaacacaaaagtatATACCGAGTCCAGTAAGATGTTAGAGGTCTTGAAGTCCCTATATATAACTTGGTTATCAACACCATGAAGAAAGGCTAATCCCCTTGCTGCACCAAGGGCGACTTTCATTCGTACACCCCAAGAAAGTGGCTGAAAGTGTGACCCTCCTGTTCCGCAAGCAATTTAATATGTaaataaatatgcatatataAATAGAAGGAATAGTCTATGAAGAGTCCTATTAATTTATTTGATAAACTTGATGAGCAATATCATTTTCTCCAAGTCtagtttttaaaataataagCACAAAATCATAGAGGGGTCTGTTTGTCATTGTAAGTAGATACGAAAAAACTCACTCCTGAAGAGATGATTTTCCATGCTTCCCTTTGGCATAAATTCGTATACCAAGAGTCTGTGATCATCCTCTAAGCAATAACCAATTAATTTTACAAGATTAGGATGGCTAAGCTGCCCAAGATAGTTGATTTCTGCCTGTACATCCAAGGACATGATGGAAATTAACTACTATAGCCCAAATTGCAAACTTTGTATTTAGCATTAAAATAACAGAGAAAAAGTGTACCAGCTTCAGCTTACCAGCCATTCCTTGTGCCCCTGCAACCCTTCTTGGTTAAGCCTCTTGACAGCTATGACAATCCCAGTACCGGGCTTCGATGCTGCAAGTGACTGTTCATCAATCCATCCTTTAAAGACAGAACCAAAGCCACCTTCTCCCAGTACACTGTCCGGGCGGAAGTTTCTAGTTGAATTCCTTAATTCACTAAAAGTGAAGCTCTTTAAATTGGGAGACTCTAGGATTTCACCTTCACTACGTGGAGTTGCAGGTATGGATGTTGATGAACCCTTGCTATAGGAGTTACTAATATCATGTGTATCTCTGCTTACATATTTAGAATCCTCGCCTGCATAATATCCACTACTAATTGTAAACAAACACACAACTGCAGAAATTTCGGTAACACTTTATCAATGCAACAAGAGTCTACTATAGGCACAGAACACGCTGCATATATAGAGAGAATATAATTTCACTGATACTTTTTTACAAAATTACTTTCACCTTCATGTATACGTAAAATATTTAGGGGTTTTCTGTCACCAATAAAAACTAGAATCGGTAATCGGTACACTACATCTTAGAGGAATAGCTAGTTGAACATGCAATTTTATGAATGATCTGCATGTAGAATGTACAATACATAGATTTCTTCGATCATAAACATACTAAGTAATCATGGGATTTCATTCAAGCCTTAATTTGTTGATCCATACCTTCAGGGAGTAAGTGTACACAAATATGTAAGTACGCATGCTCAGGAAAATTTTTACAGCAGTAAATGTATATAGCATAGACTTCTACCATATATTAATAAAGGATTCATGAAAAGGTGTTCATTGCCTCAAGACTGAGAGAAAAGCATCAAAGGTTCTACTAACGGGTAACGAAAATCACAAGAGAAATCTCTGGAAAACTGGAAAACCAAGTGACAATGTATTAAGTTCTTATTTTTATCTATGTTCCTTTCTGAGCCATTGTTATCAGCGTAGCTTAAGCGAAGCGCACCTGTTGGGCTTCGCTTATAAAAAGCCCAGAGTAAATTCAAAAGCCCTGCTTAAGCGGGCTTTTTGATGACGTGAGAAGCGCATATAAGCATTGAAAAAGCGGGCTTTTGTTTAGATGAGTACTTTTTATTAGATCTGATATAACTTATACAGTTGGACTAGTCTTTAACTTACTGGGCCTTTTTAAATCCTATTATAAAAGAAAATTGTTACAGCTACTAACACTTCAGGAACAAGTGTGTCTCAAGCCAAAGAAACTCAAGAACAAGATGACATATCAGCTGACATCAACATGGTGAAATGTGGCTGACTGTGGTCCAGCCTGTGTGTTTGCCAGCTCAGCAGTTAGTTAGAGAATGTGATAGCTTAGTCTGTAGTCTAgtaatatatataattgagtAGGAGCATTGTAACAGAATTAAGATGATTACATACTGTATCTAGTTGGTTTCTCTTTCTTACTTCTTAAGTcatcttcatctctttctctaGCTTACATTCTTTACTCCATTAATGGAGTTTCATTTACAAAACTGACAaaaatattatatcaaaaccaAAAAAAGAAATCGACAAGCTCAACAAAAATTGAATAATCTTGTCTTTGTCAAATATAACGGAGCTTTGAGGCGTCATTATGAACTCCGAGACACCATTGATCCTATATTGTTAAATGATATTGATGGAAGTAATGAATGACTAACCGAAAGGCTTAGAGGAGAATATGAGAATGACTACGTattcaatgaagaagatgaattAACATATAATGATGTTTATAATGCTTCTCGTGTTCGGGAGCCACTATATAGATCAAGGTCACAATTACGAGCGAAAAATGCAAACGGGAATTCCGGATCTTCTAGGCATCTAATTGACGAGATCGAGAATTAGGATGTTTAATATGAGAATGAAGAAGAGGATTGAGTTTGTGCAGAATACGAGTCTCTATCTTAGTTCTGATAAAGGGTGGGAGTATTTGGGCGAGGAAGAAGATCTTGATGGACAAACTTAAATTTTATCCCCTTGATATCTTTTAGTAGTACGAAACGTTGATCTAGTTCAATCTTTTAAGGCATGAATTATTAATAGTATACCCATTGTTTACACGTATCTTAAATTCTTAATATATGTacaaccatatatataaatatattattttaaatagtGCGCTTTTTTTACAAAAGCCTGCGCTTCGCTTTGCGCTCTTCGCTTAAGCTATAAGAGACCCCTCGCGCTTCTCTGCGCATTTTTCCTTTAATAACACTATTCTGAGCTATTAAAGTTAGTAATCAGTCTAATTTCAGTTATAGGAAAACAATGAAAATCTGTGTAGTTGCTTACTTCCCTGCATGGGCTATccccatatatatacaaaatgtTACATAAATGTCAAGTTGTTTAATTTTGAGAATTATTAGTGACACTTCTGAGAATAAAGATGCATAATATTTGTTATCCAATAACTTCCGTGATGCCTCTCCACCTTTACGAGTAAAGGTTAAATGGAGAACATCTCACCCTCCCTAATTCCAAACCGTCACTGCGTATCTTTGATTAAGTTTGGCAATGAACAAGGACCAAAACGAAAACCAACATAATTACAAACACATGAAATAATTACTGAAATTAAGTCAGCAAGCAATCTTTCTGTTTAGCTACACTTCATTACCGAACTACAACAAACCAAACTAAATATAGCAACAAGATAATGTACTCTTTATAATGAGAATAAGGATCCTGAGATAGACCATAGACCATAGACCTCAGGAAACTTCCCTAAGGTAGTGATTGATTTGTGTGCATTATATTAAGTATCTAATcattcactttcctcatttaaAACAAAACACAAAGATGGCAAGTATATAATTGAAAATAAATATCTAGATTTATTAATTTACATGATTTTCTTATGATCTCGGAAAAACTATCTCAGGGACCTCAGAATCCTTTTTCTCATTTATTGTAGGCCAACTTACAAATAACTAAGGATACAAAAAACAAAGAAGAAACCAATAAACTCAAAGTTTATCAATAATTTAAGCAAGTGATAACTCAAGTGGTTAAAAGTTTATATCTTAAATTTGACCCTCGCCCACACCCCAGAATCATTTGTAAGGATATAAGTCAAATTTGTTAAAAAGAAAAAAGCAAGTCTTGAAATATATTTAAGGTTTATACAGATCTTACCAAGATGAAATTGACTATAGATCCTAAGTTGAGTACTATAACCAACCACCCGCAAAGACATTCAAAAGATCACAAAAGCTGATGTTAAATATGCGCTCCCAGATAAGAATCTAGCTTTGAGAAACCCGGATAAACATTAAACCTAATAAACAAGTAAACAGTTGGATTTTATTGTGAAACCCGtgatttgtttttgttttgactctttatttaaaaatttaatgaGGGAGGATTAAAATATTGCTCTGAGAGACTCTTAGTGCCTCCTCATATTACTAAGAGTCGTCCTTCCCTCATTTATAAAGAACCTCCTCTAACTCTTAACTCTTAAGTTATAGTTTataatactccctctgtcccaacTATTTTTATACAAATTGTTTGGGTACGGAGGACAAGaaacatattaaaataatattactTTTGATAAGGTAGTGGGATgaaagagaagaaaaaaaaatgtaatTTAGTGAGAAAATGTATAAAGTTGGATAAAATGGTGAGACCAATTAATATTTATTGAATAAAGTAGGTGTAGTGGGAGAAAATAGTGGATGTAgttaaattttatataattaaaattttactATTTTGGGTAAGTTTTGAAATTATAGAATTGAACGAGACATCTCAAAAAGGAAAGTGTATAAATATAAATGAGACAAGGGAAGTAATAAATTAATAGAAGAAATATCTGTATCTCTCCACTTCTACTTACACTCTTATTTATAATAACAAATagttataataattaaaaattatataaggAGTATTGTTGGAAATAGGTACACACAAAATTACGAGGGAGCCGAATTATTTACTTTATTTAGGGAGTGAACTAAGATGCTCCTAGCTCACCAAACCGGTCCTTTTTTGTTTTCTATATGGTTGCAAACTTGGTCAATAACGGGTTGGGAAAAGTTGGGTAAAGCGGAAGCAGCTGGGACGAAGAAATGTAAAGGGTTAACTTGGATCGTATAGAAGAGGTTGAGTTTAAGTCTTGATGGTGGTGTTGGAATGCTGACAGGAGGGATCAGTAAGTATGTTCTAATTTTGGTTATTAGAATTGATGGCTACAAGTTAGAAAGTTAACCGGATTTGGTAAAGGTCAACCCCATTCGCTGAGGCTATAATTACAATATAATTACAAACTTAGGAAAGTAAGTAACGAAGCTAAATTAGCAACAAAAAAAAACCACCTGTTTGTTTAGCAACACATAATTAAACATCTAACAGGAGGCTTAAGGGGTTACCTCTATGAAAGTGAGTATCGATCTTGATTTGAGTACTCCAGCAAACCCCCAtgaaaatcaagaatcaaaaaccTTGATAATTCATATATGGTCGGTCTCCTAACTTTAAGAAACCCCCCGCTAATAAACCTCAAAGCAACTGGGATGTGATGTGAAAACTGTTACTtaatat from Apium graveolens cultivar Ventura chromosome 5, ASM990537v1, whole genome shotgun sequence includes the following:
- the LOC141724605 gene encoding putative serine/threonine-protein kinase PBL10 isoform X4, translating into MSLRVVGYSTQLRIYSQFHLGEDSKYVSRDTHDISNSYSKGSSTSIPATPRSEGEILESPNLKSFTFSELRNSTRNFRPDSVLGEGGFGSVFKGWIDEQSLAASKPGTGIVIAVKRLNQEGLQGHKEWLAEINYLGQLSHPNLVKLIGYCLEDDHRLLVYEFMPKGSMENHLFRRGSHFQPLSWGVRMKVALGAARGLAFLHGVDNQVIYRDFKTSNILLDSKFNAKLSDFGLARDGPTGDKSHVSTRVMGTYGYAAPEYLSTGGLK
- the LOC141724605 gene encoding putative serine/threonine-protein kinase PBL10 isoform X3, translated to MSLRVVGYSTQLRIYSQFHLGEDSKYVSRDTHDISNSYSKGSSTSIPATPRSEGEILESPNLKSFTFSELRNSTRNFRPDSVLGEGGFGSVFKGWIDEQSLAASKPGTGIVIAVKRLNQEGLQGHKEWLAEINYLGQLSHPNLVKLIGYCLEDDHRLLVYEFMPKGSMENHLFRRGSHFQPLSWGVRMKVALGAARGLAFLHGVDNQVIYRDFKTSNILLDSKFNAKLSDFGLARDGPTGDKSHVSTRVMGTYGYAAPEYLSTEILSGKKAIDKNRPNGEHNLVDWAKPCLNSKRRIFRVLDARLEGQYSLGRALQAANIALDCLNMDSKLRPSMDEVVTALEKIQNPKDKARIDQKDVQLKGHGHSNGLKW
- the LOC141724605 gene encoding putative serine/threonine-protein kinase PBL10 isoform X2; translated protein: MGVCWSTQIKIDTHFHRGEDSKYVSRDTHDISNSYSKGSSTSIPATPRSEGEILESPNLKSFTFSELRNSTRNFRPDSVLGEGGFGSVFKGWIDEQSLAASKPGTGIVIAVKRLNQEGLQGHKEWLAEINYLGQLSHPNLVKLIGYCLEDDHRLLVYEFMPKGSMENHLFRRGSHFQPLSWGVRMKVALGAARGLAFLHGVDNQVIYRDFKTSNILLDSKFNAKLSDFGLARDGPTGDKSHVSTRVMGTYGYAAPEYLSTGHLTTKSDVYSFGVVLLEILSGKKAIDKNRPNGEHNLVDWAKPCLNSKRRIFRVLDARLEGQYSLGRALQAANIALDCLNMDSKLRPSMDEVVTALEKIQNPKDKARIDQKDVQLKGHGHSNGLKW
- the LOC141724605 gene encoding putative serine/threonine-protein kinase PBL10 isoform X1, which translates into the protein MSLRVVGYSTQLRIYSQFHLGEDSKYVSRDTHDISNSYSKGSSTSIPATPRSEGEILESPNLKSFTFSELRNSTRNFRPDSVLGEGGFGSVFKGWIDEQSLAASKPGTGIVIAVKRLNQEGLQGHKEWLAEINYLGQLSHPNLVKLIGYCLEDDHRLLVYEFMPKGSMENHLFRRGSHFQPLSWGVRMKVALGAARGLAFLHGVDNQVIYRDFKTSNILLDSKFNAKLSDFGLARDGPTGDKSHVSTRVMGTYGYAAPEYLSTGHLTTKSDVYSFGVVLLEILSGKKAIDKNRPNGEHNLVDWAKPCLNSKRRIFRVLDARLEGQYSLGRALQAANIALDCLNMDSKLRPSMDEVVTALEKIQNPKDKARIDQKDVQLKGHGHSNGLKW